In Streptomyces sclerotialus, the DNA window TCGTGAGCGCCTACACGATCGGCGGCCAGCACAACCTGTGGCGGCAGGCGGAGCGCGTCCTCGCGCCGACCCTGCTCATCTACGGCGGGCGGGACCGGCTGGTCTCCTTCCGTATGGCGCGCCGGGCCGCCGCCGCCTTCCGGGGCTCGCGCCTGCTCACGCTCCCCGAGGCGGGCCACGTCGCGATGATGGAGTACCCGTCCACGGTCGCCCGGGCGGTCCGCGAGCTGCTGGACGACACCGAGCCCGTGACCTCCGAGGGCGCGGCGGACGGCAGGAAGGGCGGTATCCCGCCCGGCATCGGCACGGGCGGCGCCCCGCCCGGGGGCGCCTCGGGCGGCGGCGCCTCGGGCGGCGGCGCCGACGACGCGCCGGGTGACACGACAGCCGATGCGGGCAGGAGCTGAAAGGCCGAGTGGGACGCCATAGCCGCCGGGCCCAGGACGGGACCACCGACATCACGGAGACCGACGACACCACCGGGGCGTCCGCCGCTGCCCGCCCGGCGCCATGGACGCAGGCGGGCGCCGGCGAGGCCACGTCGCCCGCCCAGGGTCCCGTTGCGGGCCCCCGGGGCGCCTCAGGGCGCGGCACGGGACGCAGGCGGCGCAGCGGCGAGGGCGGCCCCGCCGACGGCCCTTCGGTGCGGGGCGGCCACCCGGGGGAGTGGGAGACCGGTGGCGGCCCGCGCCCTCCGCAGCCCCCGCACGCACAGGGCGTTCCCCTGGTGCCGCACCAGCGCGGTACGGGCGGCGCGCGGCCCGGTGTGCTCGGTACGCCGGTCGATCCGGGCGGCCGCCGGCCGGGTCCGCGCCAGGAGTACCTGGACGCCTTCGCCGACGACGACCTCTTCGCGGCGGGTGCGCCGGGCGCCCGGCCCGCTCCGGGGGCGCCGGGCACTCCGGGTGCGCCGCGTCCCCCGAGGGGCGCGCAGCCCCCGACGGCCGGCCCGGCGGCACCGTCCTCGAACGCACCCCTAGGGCCGGCCCCCGCGTCCTCGCCCCGGGGGCCGTCCTCCCGCGGCCCCGAGGGGGACGAGGAGCTCGCCGCCTACGGAGCGGAGTCCGGGGCACAGGAAGTGCCGCCGGACGCGTCCGGTGACGCGGGCCGGCGGCGGGGTACCAAGGGGCGCACGTTCACCGGCGTGGCCGCCGCCGCGGTGATCACGGTGCTCGCGGTGGTGGTTGCGGGCCAGGTCGCCGACGCCCGCAGGAACGGCACCCAGGAGCCCCCGGTGAGCGGCGGGAAGACCACGCCCGAGGCGGACGCGGCCGTGCCCCGTGCCGGGTCCACCGCGGCGCCCGCCACGTACGCGGCCAAGATGGCCAAGGTCTACCCGCTCGCCCCCGAACTGAAGGGGCCGGGGACCTTCCGGCCGACGGGCGGCGCCGCGGCGGCACCGGGCAAGGGGCACGTCGTGCGCTACCGCGTCGACGTCGAGGACCGGCTCGGACTGGACGGCGAGCTGTTCGCCGAGGCGGTGCACAAGACGCTCAACGACGCACGCAGCTGGGCGCACGGAGGGCAGCGGACGTTCGAGCGCGTCGCCTCGGGCAAGGCGGACTTCGTGATCACCCTGGCGAGTCCGGGGACCACGGACGAGTGGTGCGCCAAGTCCGGTCTCGACACCAGTCAGGAACGGGTCTCCTGCGACTCCGCCGCGACCGAGCGCGTCATGATCAACGCGTACCGGTGGGCGCGCGGCGCCGAGACCTACGGTCCCGACAAGATGTACTCGTACCGGCAGATGCTGATCAACCACGAGGTGGGCCACCGGCTCGGCCACGACCACGAGGGCTGTCCCCGGCAGGGCGCGCTCGCCCCCGTGATGATGCAGCAGACCAAGTTCCTCACCACGGACGGCGCCACCTGCCGCCCGAACGCCTGGCCGTTCCCGACGGCGTGAGGCGCGGTACTGCGAGGCATCGCCACATGGAGCGCCGCCACGCGGATTAGCACAACCCGTACGTAGCGCACCCGAACGTCACCTTCGTCGGAAAGTTACGCCTCTTCACCCCTTTTGGTGGTGCGACGGACAACCGTCCATCGCACCACCGGTGCTTCTGCGTAGCGTCAGGGCCCGGGTGGTGGCGATTCGGCCATCGCTCGAAGGTCGCCGATCCGAGGACGGGGGTGCATTCGTGCGCATCGGTCTGATCACCGAGGGTGATGGTCTGTACGCGTCGGGTGAGACGCGCGCCTGGTGCGACCGGCTCGTGCGCGGGCTCACCGACCACGACTTCGAGGTGTACGTGCTCGGGCGCGACGCCGCTGCGGAGCCGTTCCCGGAGGAGCCGGCCGGGCGGGTCCGAGTGGTGCGCACCGCGCCGCTGCGGCGCGAGCCGGCCGACGAGCACCGGCGGTGGCCGGGCGGCTCGCGCGCCCGAGGCGGGCGGCGTGGCGCTGCGACCGCCGTCGGCCGCCGCGAACGACGCCGTTTCGCCCGGCACTTCGCCGACCTCACGGCGGCGTTCTGCGGGGCACCGGGCGAGTCGCCCGACGGCGGCGCGAGCCCGGCCGGTGAAGGGCGGAAGAGCGTGGCGGACGGCGGCGCGGGGGCGCAGGCGGACCGTTTCGCCGCCGGCCTCTACGGACTCGCCGACCTCGCCCGCGGCACCGGCAGGCTCCCCGAACTGCTTCGTTCCGAGACGGCCGTCCGCGTCCTCGAAGCGGCCTGCCGGGCCCCCGGCGCCCTGTCGGCGGCGCGCGCCGCCCAGGTGAGCGATCTGCTGGCCGTCACCGAGGCGCTCGAAGCCGCGCTGCGCCCGCTGTCGCTGGACTGGTACGGCGAAGGGCGGGGCGGCCGGTACGAGGACGGCTGCGGCGAGGGGCGGGGCGGCCGGTGCGACGCGGCGGA includes these proteins:
- a CDS encoding DUF3152 domain-containing protein, with amino-acid sequence MGRHSRRAQDGTTDITETDDTTGASAAARPAPWTQAGAGEATSPAQGPVAGPRGASGRGTGRRRRSGEGGPADGPSVRGGHPGEWETGGGPRPPQPPHAQGVPLVPHQRGTGGARPGVLGTPVDPGGRRPGPRQEYLDAFADDDLFAAGAPGARPAPGAPGTPGAPRPPRGAQPPTAGPAAPSSNAPLGPAPASSPRGPSSRGPEGDEELAAYGAESGAQEVPPDASGDAGRRRGTKGRTFTGVAAAAVITVLAVVVAGQVADARRNGTQEPPVSGGKTTPEADAAVPRAGSTAAPATYAAKMAKVYPLAPELKGPGTFRPTGGAAAAPGKGHVVRYRVDVEDRLGLDGELFAEAVHKTLNDARSWAHGGQRTFERVASGKADFVITLASPGTTDEWCAKSGLDTSQERVSCDSAATERVMINAYRWARGAETYGPDKMYSYRQMLINHEVGHRLGHDHEGCPRQGALAPVMMQQTKFLTTDGATCRPNAWPFPTA